The following proteins are co-located in the Armatimonadota bacterium genome:
- a CDS encoding radical SAM protein, with translation MSLATIDQSLKDLSPEDLRTLAQRFAAELARVQRPNIRKLELFVTEDCNLRCDYCWVPKNPRCMSLDTAKRAIDFVLDDCGQAEKVAVTLFGGEPLLEFDLVRQIMGYAMERASALGKRIGWAMTTNGTLLSPRVVEFCLRRGLKFLLSVDGCRESHDIHRKFADGKGSFDEIVKWVPMLKRTQGWLGARMTLTPTNVHLLAQGVTTLVEQGVNQFLIGRDLASPWTAGAIHLLQEQWVAVGEAYQRLRAARRPVRLTVFEKDSRHDADKSDWWGCEAGRDKIAVMPSGDIYPCSRFIDKAGIQRTFWLGHVDVGLVAERTRQQLTDDRDVIRYKCMKCAHRNTCMGGCPATNYLCTGSPYIPPKIDCEMHTFWERLRHERPEFWAASEIPYGAGKGNSDECVGDGRLPQIRPTR, from the coding sequence ATGAGTCTGGCCACGATTGACCAATCGCTGAAAGACCTGAGCCCCGAAGACCTGCGGACGCTGGCGCAGCGCTTCGCGGCGGAGCTCGCGCGGGTCCAACGGCCCAATATACGCAAGCTCGAGTTGTTCGTGACGGAGGACTGCAACCTGCGCTGCGACTATTGCTGGGTTCCCAAGAATCCGCGCTGCATGTCGTTGGACACCGCGAAGCGCGCGATAGATTTCGTCCTGGACGATTGCGGGCAAGCTGAGAAAGTCGCAGTGACCCTGTTTGGCGGAGAGCCGCTCCTGGAGTTCGACTTGGTCCGGCAGATAATGGGCTACGCTATGGAAAGGGCATCCGCGCTTGGGAAAAGGATCGGCTGGGCCATGACCACCAACGGGACGCTGCTCTCTCCGCGTGTGGTCGAGTTCTGTCTTCGGCGGGGGCTGAAGTTCCTGTTGAGCGTTGATGGGTGCCGTGAGTCGCACGACATACACCGCAAGTTTGCGGATGGGAAAGGGTCGTTCGACGAGATCGTCAAGTGGGTGCCCATGCTGAAACGAACGCAAGGTTGGCTTGGAGCGCGCATGACCCTCACCCCGACTAATGTGCACCTCCTGGCCCAGGGGGTCACCACGCTGGTCGAGCAGGGAGTCAACCAGTTCCTTATTGGAAGGGACTTAGCGAGCCCATGGACTGCGGGGGCGATTCATCTGCTTCAGGAGCAATGGGTGGCGGTCGGAGAAGCGTATCAGCGCCTGAGAGCGGCGCGCCGGCCGGTGCGGTTAACGGTTTTCGAGAAAGACTCCCGGCATGACGCGGACAAGTCCGACTGGTGGGGTTGCGAGGCTGGACGCGACAAGATCGCCGTAATGCCCTCCGGTGACATCTATCCGTGCTCCAGGTTCATTGATAAGGCTGGTATCCAGCGCACGTTCTGGCTTGGTCACGTGGATGTGGGATTGGTCGCTGAGCGTACACGCCAGCAACTGACCGACGACCGCGATGTGATCAGGTACAAGTGCATGAAGTGCGCGCACAGGAACACGTGCATGGGAGGATGTCCCGCCACCAACTACCTGTGCACGGGATCGCCATATATACCGCCCAAGATTGACTGCGAGATGCACACATTCTGGGAGAGGTTGAGGCATGAAAGGCCGGAATTCTGGGCTGCGAGCGAGATTCCATACGGGGCGGGCAAGGGCAATTCTGACGAGTGCGTGGG
- a CDS encoding type II secretion system protein produces the protein MVCFGDGWVGRPPADELSGGHRGRRARVGLVRAHSEAPDVRGLTLVELLVVIVIIAVLAGLIMSALWASSSKGRQATCMSNLRQIAQAVRLYAEDYDGVPPFRPTTTPCWPPADLPQDDPRPRMTIEALAPYGAPPAIWFCPSDPDRGKYVIRDQVQHWRTSYCYFGWDEIVGVNIDPSGHVAPPDILSVNDSAAKYHYIVACDARHYRRFSPRKDAPLLPSWHSGGFNVAFIDGTVKWMPMQHDITDVIPSPFVKPDEH, from the coding sequence ATGGTGTGCTTCGGCGATGGGTGGGTGGGTAGGCCACCAGCGGATGAGTTGTCGGGGGGCCATCGAGGGCGTCGCGCGCGCGTCGGTTTGGTGCGCGCGCACAGCGAGGCTCCGGACGTGCGGGGTCTGACGCTGGTCGAGCTGCTCGTCGTAATCGTCATCATCGCCGTGCTCGCGGGGCTGATCATGTCGGCCTTGTGGGCGTCATCCTCCAAGGGCAGACAGGCCACGTGCATGTCGAACCTGCGTCAGATAGCGCAGGCTGTTCGCCTCTACGCCGAAGATTATGACGGCGTGCCACCTTTCAGACCCACGACGACTCCCTGTTGGCCCCCAGCTGATCTTCCACAGGATGATCCTCGCCCGCGGATGACGATCGAGGCGCTGGCGCCCTATGGCGCCCCGCCTGCTATATGGTTCTGCCCATCGGACCCCGACCGAGGGAAATACGTCATCCGTGACCAGGTGCAACACTGGCGGACCAGCTATTGTTACTTCGGCTGGGATGAGATTGTCGGTGTCAATATTGACCCGAGCGGCCATGTGGCGCCTCCCGATATTCTGAGCGTCAACGATTCGGCGGCCAAATATCATTACATCGTCGCTTGCGACGCACGCCATTACCGGCGGTTCTCGCCAAGGAAGGATGCGCCCCTCCTGCCGTCCTGGCATTCGGGTGGGTTCAATGTTGCCTTCATAGACGGCACAGTCAAGTGGATGCCCATGCAGCATGACATCACCGATGTGATCCCCAGCCCGTTTGTTAAACCCGACGAACACTGA